In Helianthus annuus cultivar XRQ/B chromosome 3, HanXRQr2.0-SUNRISE, whole genome shotgun sequence, a single window of DNA contains:
- the LOC110928633 gene encoding photosystem II D1 precursor processing protein PSB27-H2, chloroplastic isoform X1 — MTTFFSLKISPPPVFDKIISDKEFKPQARCETVNHEISSSRRHLLAVFVGSLAFNGGFAPLVAWAEDEQQDESLVGAIKSLFDPNEKTKSGKVLPKAYLSSAREVVKTLRESLKEDPNDMAKFRRVADAAKEAIREYLANWRGQQSVINEESYVVIEKAIRALASFYSKAGPSAPLPEQVKSEIISNLDTADQFL, encoded by the exons ATGACGACTTTCTTCTCATTGAAGATCAGCCCCCCTCCCGTTTTCGATAAAATCATATCAGATAAGGAAT TTAAACCGCAGGCCAGATGCGAAACTGTGAATCACGAGATAAGTTCTAGCCGGCGGCATTTGTTAGCGGTTTTTGTTGGCTCATTAGCGTTCAACGGTGGGTTTGCACCGCTAGTAGCATGGGCGGAAGATGAACAACAAGATGAAAGTTTAGTTGGGGCGATAAAGTCTTTGTTTGACCCTAATGAGAAAACAAAGTCCGGTAAAGTGTTGCCGAAAGCTTACTTAAGTTCGGCAAGAGAAGTGGTGAAGACTCTGCGTGAGTCGTTGAAAGAAGACCCGAATGATATGGCTAAGTTTCGACGGGTTGCAGATGCAGCTAAGGAAGCCATACGAGAGTATCTTGCTAATTGGAGGGGACAACAGTCGGTAATTAATGag GAATCATATGTTGTGATTGAGAAAGCAATTAGAGCTCTAGCAAGCTTTTACTCAAAGGCAGGCCCGTCTGCGCCTCTTCCAGAACAAGTGAAGTCAGAAATCATAAGCAATCTTGATACAGCAGACCAATTTTTGTAG
- the LOC110928633 gene encoding photosystem II D1 precursor processing protein PSB27-H2, chloroplastic isoform X2 produces the protein MPINPTIKSFVIFFLARCETVNHEISSSRRHLLAVFVGSLAFNGGFAPLVAWAEDEQQDESLVGAIKSLFDPNEKTKSGKVLPKAYLSSAREVVKTLRESLKEDPNDMAKFRRVADAAKEAIREYLANWRGQQSVINEESYVVIEKAIRALASFYSKAGPSAPLPEQVKSEIISNLDTADQFL, from the exons ATGCCAATCAACCCAACCATCAAGAGTTTCGTCATCTTCTTCTTG GCCAGATGCGAAACTGTGAATCACGAGATAAGTTCTAGCCGGCGGCATTTGTTAGCGGTTTTTGTTGGCTCATTAGCGTTCAACGGTGGGTTTGCACCGCTAGTAGCATGGGCGGAAGATGAACAACAAGATGAAAGTTTAGTTGGGGCGATAAAGTCTTTGTTTGACCCTAATGAGAAAACAAAGTCCGGTAAAGTGTTGCCGAAAGCTTACTTAAGTTCGGCAAGAGAAGTGGTGAAGACTCTGCGTGAGTCGTTGAAAGAAGACCCGAATGATATGGCTAAGTTTCGACGGGTTGCAGATGCAGCTAAGGAAGCCATACGAGAGTATCTTGCTAATTGGAGGGGACAACAGTCGGTAATTAATGag GAATCATATGTTGTGATTGAGAAAGCAATTAGAGCTCTAGCAAGCTTTTACTCAAAGGCAGGCCCGTCTGCGCCTCTTCCAGAACAAGTGAAGTCAGAAATCATAAGCAATCTTGATACAGCAGACCAATTTTTGTAG